A genomic region of Eriocheir sinensis breed Jianghai 21 chromosome 42, ASM2467909v1, whole genome shotgun sequence contains the following coding sequences:
- the LOC127009864 gene encoding uncharacterized transmembrane protein DDB_G0289901-like isoform X28 produces MPESNCHLCHIHDHTPSNTLLRTHPLRVSRTNHTTTALPSTSTTLPHHHHHGRSARGSGSNLANLSDRTNSLPGSRSNTLSHTPQVSIAPDGDRVGTHRRHHHSRHHHRHHHHSRHSDDSRHGSTNSRDDLSGVLAALMETSRSPSAASNRASSGHREPDLLTALPPVAHTSKGSTLTRETREGERRPSNSTLAQDTEQDYYLHVHRQAFKEEARRQRFNLQTVMLIGCYTLLFVVAIIVGVVLCQQNGWLGLGTPDPPPPLSDNPDFRPSQARELDRTGRGRGSRNRGARLPGPTIDYDYPDDGPPPRISAGPILPSGENDPLRSLNFGPDDLAAAEAGHGVGGRAPPLPVSPSGAQSDSSRNWEGAENRAGVGGGGKSLRPHPGRRPAPGNLPDAFVPQGSPGGQGRPAGVAGAGILDTLMSVEEHGVAGGSHGQGGVFMPGGDGRNTAGSNRAFNGAGNTASNNRAFDGAGSTVGNNRAFNGAGNTADNNRAFNGAGNTAGNNRAFDGAGNTAGNNRAFNGAGNTAGNNRAFNGAGNTAGNNIAFNGAGNTAGNNRAFNGAGNTAGNNRAFNGAGNTAGNNRAFNGAGNTAGNTRAFNIAGNNGVFNTAGNTAGNNGAFSGARSTAASNNVAFNAAGNTGTGSSSSFSTAGVTGAGSNGRFNGAANTPENNAAQNAASIVGGGGDRAFNSVGNAGTGRNGAFRVAANNDDGANRVFSGVGNSGSGANGAFNGAGNTGGGSLNGAGNTGGGSLNGAGNTGGGSLNGAGNTGGGSLNGAGNTGGGSLNGAGNTGGGSLNGAGNTGGGSLNGAGNTGGRSLNGAGNTGGGSLNGAGNTGGRSLNGAGNTGGGSLNGAGNTGVRGNTGGVINIGTVAESTSPAGTGAGSTGLEATGVGTAGVGATGLGNVDVGATGSRARGVGSTGVRGTGAGVTGADNIGVGATGSRASGAGITGVRGTGVGNTGVGNTGIGATGNGGVSRSGVATDRNGDGTLTGVTGNTGMGSTGTLGGGVNGNRAVNTGGNAATTPLGGIVNNGNARFNNGVVNAGAGSGGSRSNGRRPAGTLLPVTTSTVNTGSSNAFASGGVPLPGLGPHGNSVPNTGIGNGGSTGNTRNRPNAGVGSTGLGIGTGSAGVSHDSAGTGVDNTGFGTGVRNAGAGIGLGGAGAGTDVANSGFGAAVGSAGNTGVGGVGADMGTGVGKVSAGVGNAGNRFAVRVNNDDTRTGVSNTGGSAVLGNAGASNWVTNNGAGNTAGADTSDASVGTKVVNAGVGGRASNVRTGISVGSTGAGEDTGRQDNAASIIGAGRPGLGLSGGAAVDVSGDRVTDGGGGVRRPGGRQSTRGRGVLRDLGNGNRNIGRGSAEPSNSAPTPGSEGRGGPSAPAQPAPSNTLGGGEAEAKAGQGQGSVASRRTVAGPGFTVQRGQVVAMATITPDSPDPTLLRPDHDVIVHISPSTQGPAVTLLANPDKTGDTTIEATGGGSAGTASTGAVGEGNRAASLGGRVSVRIEGPSRRKLTRERVSMVPGSGRGNSARAGVVLRRWEHMDDAGTLSRGLVRQDGSFSFTNCRPSEICRATQG; encoded by the exons ATGCCTGAATCCAACTGCCACCTTTGCCACATTCACGACCACACTCCCTCCAACACACTTCTCAGAACCCATCCCTTAAGGGTCTCCAGaaccaaccacaccaccaccgcactaccatccacctccaccacactccctcaccaccaccaccatgggagATCAGCACGAGGGAGTGGGAGTAACTTAGCCAACCTTAGCGACAGAACGAACTCCCTCCCTGGCAGCCGCAGCAACACCCTCTCGCACACTCCACAAGTCTCCATAGCCCCTGATGGTGATAGGGTTGGCACACACAGACGGCATCACCATTcccgtcatcaccaccgtcaccatcaccacagccgcCACTCCGATGACTCCAGGCACGGGTCTACTAACTCCAGAGATGACTTGAGTGGGGTCTTGGCTGCCCTGATGGAGACCAGTCGCTCCCCCAGTGCAGCCAGTAACCGTGCTAGTAGTGGGCACCGAGAACCTGACCTCCTCACCGCCCTTCCACCGGTCGCCCACACCAGCAA gGGCAGCACATTAACAAGGGAAACAAGGGAGGGAGAGCGGCGCCCCAGCAACAGCACGCTGGCGCAGGACACGGAGCAGGACTACTACCTCCATGTGCACCGCCAGGCCTTCAAGGAGGAGGCGCGGCGACAACGCTTCAACCTGCAGACCGTCATGCTCATAGGCTGCTACACGCTGCTG TTCGTGGTGGCCATCATCGTGGGTGTGGTGCTGTGTCAGCAGAACGGCTGGCTGGGCCTGGGTACACCTGACCCCCCGCCACCCCTCAGCGATAACCCTGACTTCCGGCCGTCCCAGGCACGGGAGCTAGACAGAACCGGGCGTGGCCGCGGCTCCAGGAACAGGGGCGCGCGTCTCCCCGGCCCCACTATAGACTACGACTATCCCGACGACGGGCCGCCCCCCAGGATCAGCGCCGGGCCAATCCTCCCCTCCGGTGAGAACGACCCCCTTCGCTCCCTCAACTTTGGCCCCGACGACCTGGCAGCAGCCGAAGCAGGGCATGGGGTGGGGGGCCGAGCCCCTCCCCTGCCTGTCTCCCCATCTGGTGCGCAGTCTGACTCTTCGAGAAACTGGGAGGGGGCGGAGAATCGTGCCGGGGTGGGCGGTGGCGGCAAGAGCCTCAGGCCACACCCAGGCCGCCGCCCAGCACCAGGGAATTTGCCAGACGCTTTCGTGCCCCAGGGCAGCCCCGGCGGCCAGGGTCGCCCCGCGGGGGTGGCTGGGGCAGGGATTCTGGACACCCTGATGTCTGTGGAGGAGCATGGCGTGGCAGGGGGCAGCCACGGACAGGGAGGCGTCTTCATGCCGGGCGGTGACGGGCGCAACACTGCAGGCAGCAACAGAGCATTTAATGGCGCTGGCAACACTGCTAGCAACAACAGAGCATTTGACGGCGCTGGCAGCACTGTAGGCAACAACAGAGCATTTAACGGCGCTGGCAACACTGCAGACAACAACAGAGCATTTAACGgcgctggcaacactgcaggcaACAACAGAGCATTTGACGgcgctggcaacactgcaggcaACAACAGAGCATTTAACGGCGCTGGCAATACTGCAGGTAACAACAGGGCATTTAACGgcgctggcaacactgcaggcaACAACATAGCATTTAACGgcgctggcaacactgcaggcaACAACAGAGCATTTAACGgcgctggcaacactgcaggcaACAACAGAGCATTTAACGgcgctggcaacactgcaggcaACAACAGAGCATTTAACGGCGCTGGCAACACTGCTGGCAACACCAGAGCATTTAATATTGCTGGCAACAACGGAGTATTTAACACCGCTGGCAACACTGCTGGCAACAACGGAGCATTTAGCGGAGCTAGAAGCACTGCTGCCAGCAATAATGTAGCATTTAACGCTGCTGGCAACACTGGTACTGGCAGCAGCAGCTCATTCAGCACCGCAGGTGTCACTGGTGCTGGCAGCAACGGAAGATTCAACGGCGCTGCCAACACTCCTGAGAACAACGCAGCACAGAACGCAGCCAGCATCGTAGGAGGGGGCGGCGACAGAGCATTTAACAGTGTTGGTAACGCAGGCACGGGCAGAAACGGGGCATTTAGAGTTGctgctaataatgatgatggtgccAACAGGGTATTCAGTGGTGTTGGTAACTCTGGTAGCGGTGCCAATGGAGCATTTAATGGTGCTGGCAACACTGGAGGTGGATCATTGAATGGTGCTGGCAACACTGGAGGTGGATCATTGAATGGTGCTGGCAACACTGGAGGTGGATCATTGAATGGTGCTGGCAACACTGGAGGTGGATCATTGAATGGTGCTGGCAACACTGGAGGTGGATCATTGAATGGTGCTGGCAACACTGGAG GTGGATCATTGAATGGTGCTGGCAACACTGGAGGTGGATCACTTAATGGTGCTGGCAACACTGGAG GTAGATCACTTAATGGTGCTGGCAACACTGGAGGTGGATCACTTAATGGTGCTGGCAACACTGGAG GTAGATCACTTAATGGTGCTGGCAACACTGGAGGTGGATCACTTAATGGTGCTGGCAACACTGGTGTCCGCGGCAACACTGGCGGCGTGATTAATATCGGCACAGTTGCTGAAAGCACTAGTCCTGCCGGCACTGGTGCTGGCAGTACTGGGTTGGAAGCCACTGGTGTTGGCACTGCCGGTGTGGGAGCCACAGGTCTTGGTAACGTTGATGTGGGAGCTACTGGAAGTAGAGCTAGAGGTGTTGGTAGCACTGGTGTAAGAGGAACTGGAGCTGGAGTCACTGGTGCTGATAACATTGGTGTAGGAGCTACTGGTAGTAGAGCTAGTGGTGCTGGTATTACTGGTGTGAGAGGCACAGGTGTTGGAAATACAGGCGTTGGTAACACTGGCATAGGTGCTACCGGTAACGGGGGTGTCTCACGCAGTGGTGTTGCTACCGATCGTAACGGTGACGGAACCCTTACTGGGGTTACTGGCAACACTGGGATGGGCAGCACCGGTACACTTGGTGGTGGTGTCAACGGAAACAGAGCAGTCAACACTGGTGGTAATGCTGCGACCACTCCTCTTGGTGGTATTGTTAACAATGGCAATGCAAGATTCAACAATGGTGTTGTCAACGCTGGTGCTGGCAGTGGTGGTTCCCGCAGTAACGGGAGGCGCCCTGCCGGCACCTTGCTACCTGTCACTACCTCCACAGTCAACACCGGTAGTAGCAACGCCTTTGCAAGTGGTGGTGTTCCCCTCCCCGGCCTAGGACCTCATGGAAATAGTGTGCCTAATACCGGTATTGGTAACGGTGGTAGTACTGGCAATACTAGGAACAGACCAAACGCTGGTGTTGGTAGTACTGGTTTGGGTATTGGCACAGGCAGTGCTGGTGTTAGTCATGATAGTGCTGGTACAGGTGTTGACAATACTGGTTTTGGCACTGGTGTTCGCAACGCCGGGGCAGGTATTGGTttaggtggtgctggtgctggaacTGATGTTGCTAATTCTGGTTTTGGTGCTGCTGTTGGCAGTGCTGGTAATACCGGTGTTGGCGGTGTTGGAGCTGATATGGGCACTGGTGTTGGCAAAGTTAGTGCTGGTGTTGGTAATGCTGGGAACAGATTTGCTGTCAGAGTTAATAATGATGACACTAGGACTGGTGTTAGCAATACTGGTGGCAGTGCTGTTCTAGGCAATGCTGGTGCCAGTAATTGGGTCACTAATAATGGTGCTGGAAATACTGCCGGCGCTGATACTAGTGATGCTAGTGTTGGCACTAAAGTTGTGAACGCTGGTGTTGGCGGTAGAGCTAGTAATGTTCGTACAGGTATAAGTGTTGGCAGTACTGGAGCTGGTGAGGATACAGGAAGACAGGATAACGCCGCGAGTATTATCGGCGCTGGCAGACCTGGCCTCGGGCTTAGTGGCGGGGCCGCGGTGGATGTTAGCGGTGACAGGGTCACTGATGGCGGCGGCGGAGTACGGCGGCCAGGGGGGCGGCAAAGCACTCGAGGGCGAGGAGTCTTACGGGACTTGGGTAATGGAAACAGAAACATAGGGCGGGGGAGTGCAGAACCCTCTAACTCCGCCCCCACCCCAGGATCTGAAGGAAGGGGCGGCCCCAGCGCCCCTGCCCAGCCCGCTCCGAGCAATACCCTAGGAGGCGGCGAAGCAGAGGCCAAGGCGGGACAGGGGCAGGGCAGCGTGGCGTCGCGGCGTACCGTGGCGGGACCGGGATTCACTGTGCAGCGGGGACAGGTGGTTGCCATGGCCACCATCACGCCGGACAGCCCCGACCCGACGCTGTTGCGCCCCGACCATGACGTCATCGTTCACATCTCCCCAAGCACGCAGGGTCCCGCCGTGACGCTGCTGGCCAACCCCGACAAGACAGGCGACACAACCATTGAAGCTACGGGAGGGGGAAGTGCTGGGACGGCGAGCACGGGTGCGGTGGGAGAGGGAAACAGGGCCGCTTCTTTGGGAGGGAGGGTTTCGGTGAGGATAGAAGGGCCGAGCCGAAGGAAGTTGACCCGGGAGCGTGTAAGCATGGTGCCGGGATCTGGGCGAGGCAACTCGGCGCGGGCGGGCGTGGTGTTGCGGCGGTGGGAGCACATGGATGATGCGGGCACGCTGAGCCGCGGCCTCGTGCGGCAGGACggctctttctccttcaccaacTGTCGACCCTCGGAGATATGCCGGGCCACGCAGGGCTGA
- the LOC127009864 gene encoding uncharacterized transmembrane protein DDB_G0289901-like isoform X22 has product MPESNCHLCHIHDHTPSNTLLRTHPLRVSRTNHTTTALPSTSTTLPHHHHHGRSARGSGSNLANLSDRTNSLPGSRSNTLSHTPQVSIAPDGDRVGTHRRHHHSRHHHRHHHHSRHSDDSRHGSTNSRDDLSGVLAALMETSRSPSAASNRASSGHREPDLLTALPPVAHTSKGSTLTRETREGERRPSNSTLAQDTEQDYYLHVHRQAFKEEARRQRFNLQTVMLIGCYTLLFVVAIIVGVVLCQQNGWLGLGTPDPPPPLSDNPDFRPSQARELDRTGRGRGSRNRGARLPGPTIDYDYPDDGPPPRISAGPILPSGENDPLRSLNFGPDDLAAAEAGHGVGGRAPPLPVSPSGAQSDSSRNWEGAENRAGVGGGGKSLRPHPGRRPAPGNLPDAFVPQGSPGGQGRPAGVAGAGILDTLMSVEEHGVAGGSHGQGGVFMPGGDGRNTAGSNRAFNGAGNTASNNRAFDGAGSTVGNNRAFNGAGNTADNNRAFNGAGNTAGNNRAFDGAGNTAGNNRAFNGAGNTAGNNRAFNGAGNTAGNNIAFNGAGNTAGNNRAFNGAGNTAGNNRAFNGAGNTAGNNRAFNGAGNTAGNTRAFNIAGNNGVFNTAGNTAGNNGAFSGARSTAASNNVAFNAAGNTGTGSSSSFSTAGVTGAGSNGRFNGAANTPENNAAQNAASIVGGGGDRAFNSVGNAGTGRNGAFRVAANNDDGANRVFSGVGNSGSGANGAFNGAGNTGGGSLNGAGNTGGGSLNGAGNTGGGSLNGAGNTGGGSLNGAGNTGGRSLNGAGNTGGRSLNGAGNTGGRSLNGAGNTGGGSLNGAGNTGGRSLNGAGNTGGRSLNGAGNTGGRSLNGAGNTGGGSLNGAGNTGVRGNTGGVINIGTVAESTSPAGTGAGSTGLEATGVGTAGVGATGLGNVDVGATGSRARGVGSTGVRGTGAGVTGADNIGVGATGSRASGAGITGVRGTGVGNTGVGNTGIGATGNGGVSRSGVATDRNGDGTLTGVTGNTGMGSTGTLGGGVNGNRAVNTGGNAATTPLGGIVNNGNARFNNGVVNAGAGSGGSRSNGRRPAGTLLPVTTSTVNTGSSNAFASGGVPLPGLGPHGNSVPNTGIGNGGSTGNTRNRPNAGVGSTGLGIGTGSAGVSHDSAGTGVDNTGFGTGVRNAGAGIGLGGAGAGTDVANSGFGAAVGSAGNTGVGGVGADMGTGVGKVSAGVGNAGNRFAVRVNNDDTRTGVSNTGGSAVLGNAGASNWVTNNGAGNTAGADTSDASVGTKVVNAGVGGRASNVRTGISVGSTGAGEDTGRQDNAASIIGAGRPGLGLSGGAAVDVSGDRVTDGGGGVRRPGGRQSTRGRGVLRDLGNGNRNIGRGSAEPSNSAPTPGSEGRGGPSAPAQPAPSNTLGGGEAEAKAGQGQGSVASRRTVAGPGFTVQRGQVVAMATITPDSPDPTLLRPDHDVIVHISPSTQGPAVTLLANPDKTGDTTIEATGGGSAGTASTGAVGEGNRAASLGGRVSVRIEGPSRRKLTRERVSMVPGSGRGNSARAGVVLRRWEHMDDAGTLSRGLVRQDGSFSFTNCRPSEICRATQG; this is encoded by the exons ATGCCTGAATCCAACTGCCACCTTTGCCACATTCACGACCACACTCCCTCCAACACACTTCTCAGAACCCATCCCTTAAGGGTCTCCAGaaccaaccacaccaccaccgcactaccatccacctccaccacactccctcaccaccaccaccatgggagATCAGCACGAGGGAGTGGGAGTAACTTAGCCAACCTTAGCGACAGAACGAACTCCCTCCCTGGCAGCCGCAGCAACACCCTCTCGCACACTCCACAAGTCTCCATAGCCCCTGATGGTGATAGGGTTGGCACACACAGACGGCATCACCATTcccgtcatcaccaccgtcaccatcaccacagccgcCACTCCGATGACTCCAGGCACGGGTCTACTAACTCCAGAGATGACTTGAGTGGGGTCTTGGCTGCCCTGATGGAGACCAGTCGCTCCCCCAGTGCAGCCAGTAACCGTGCTAGTAGTGGGCACCGAGAACCTGACCTCCTCACCGCCCTTCCACCGGTCGCCCACACCAGCAA gGGCAGCACATTAACAAGGGAAACAAGGGAGGGAGAGCGGCGCCCCAGCAACAGCACGCTGGCGCAGGACACGGAGCAGGACTACTACCTCCATGTGCACCGCCAGGCCTTCAAGGAGGAGGCGCGGCGACAACGCTTCAACCTGCAGACCGTCATGCTCATAGGCTGCTACACGCTGCTG TTCGTGGTGGCCATCATCGTGGGTGTGGTGCTGTGTCAGCAGAACGGCTGGCTGGGCCTGGGTACACCTGACCCCCCGCCACCCCTCAGCGATAACCCTGACTTCCGGCCGTCCCAGGCACGGGAGCTAGACAGAACCGGGCGTGGCCGCGGCTCCAGGAACAGGGGCGCGCGTCTCCCCGGCCCCACTATAGACTACGACTATCCCGACGACGGGCCGCCCCCCAGGATCAGCGCCGGGCCAATCCTCCCCTCCGGTGAGAACGACCCCCTTCGCTCCCTCAACTTTGGCCCCGACGACCTGGCAGCAGCCGAAGCAGGGCATGGGGTGGGGGGCCGAGCCCCTCCCCTGCCTGTCTCCCCATCTGGTGCGCAGTCTGACTCTTCGAGAAACTGGGAGGGGGCGGAGAATCGTGCCGGGGTGGGCGGTGGCGGCAAGAGCCTCAGGCCACACCCAGGCCGCCGCCCAGCACCAGGGAATTTGCCAGACGCTTTCGTGCCCCAGGGCAGCCCCGGCGGCCAGGGTCGCCCCGCGGGGGTGGCTGGGGCAGGGATTCTGGACACCCTGATGTCTGTGGAGGAGCATGGCGTGGCAGGGGGCAGCCACGGACAGGGAGGCGTCTTCATGCCGGGCGGTGACGGGCGCAACACTGCAGGCAGCAACAGAGCATTTAATGGCGCTGGCAACACTGCTAGCAACAACAGAGCATTTGACGGCGCTGGCAGCACTGTAGGCAACAACAGAGCATTTAACGGCGCTGGCAACACTGCAGACAACAACAGAGCATTTAACGgcgctggcaacactgcaggcaACAACAGAGCATTTGACGgcgctggcaacactgcaggcaACAACAGAGCATTTAACGGCGCTGGCAATACTGCAGGTAACAACAGGGCATTTAACGgcgctggcaacactgcaggcaACAACATAGCATTTAACGgcgctggcaacactgcaggcaACAACAGAGCATTTAACGgcgctggcaacactgcaggcaACAACAGAGCATTTAACGgcgctggcaacactgcaggcaACAACAGAGCATTTAACGGCGCTGGCAACACTGCTGGCAACACCAGAGCATTTAATATTGCTGGCAACAACGGAGTATTTAACACCGCTGGCAACACTGCTGGCAACAACGGAGCATTTAGCGGAGCTAGAAGCACTGCTGCCAGCAATAATGTAGCATTTAACGCTGCTGGCAACACTGGTACTGGCAGCAGCAGCTCATTCAGCACCGCAGGTGTCACTGGTGCTGGCAGCAACGGAAGATTCAACGGCGCTGCCAACACTCCTGAGAACAACGCAGCACAGAACGCAGCCAGCATCGTAGGAGGGGGCGGCGACAGAGCATTTAACAGTGTTGGTAACGCAGGCACGGGCAGAAACGGGGCATTTAGAGTTGctgctaataatgatgatggtgccAACAGGGTATTCAGTGGTGTTGGTAACTCTGGTAGCGGTGCCAATGGAGCATTTAATGGTGCTGGCAACACTGGAGGTGGATCATTGAATGGTGCTGGCAACACTGGAGGTGGATCATTGAATGGTGCTGGCAACACTGGAGGTGGATCATTGAATGGTGCTGGCAACACTGGAG GTGGATCACTTAATGGTGCTGGCAACACTGGAGGTAGATCACTGAATGGTGCTGGCAACACTGGAGGTAGATCACTGAATGGTGCTGGCAACACTGGAGGTAGATCACTTAATGGTGCTGGCAACACTGGAGGTGGATCACTTAATGGTGCTGGCAACACTGGAGGTAGATCACTGAATGGTGCTGGCAACACTGGAGGTAGATCACTTAATGGTGCTGGCAACACTGGAG GTAGATCACTTAATGGTGCTGGCAACACTGGAGGTGGATCACTTAATGGTGCTGGCAACACTGGTGTCCGCGGCAACACTGGCGGCGTGATTAATATCGGCACAGTTGCTGAAAGCACTAGTCCTGCCGGCACTGGTGCTGGCAGTACTGGGTTGGAAGCCACTGGTGTTGGCACTGCCGGTGTGGGAGCCACAGGTCTTGGTAACGTTGATGTGGGAGCTACTGGAAGTAGAGCTAGAGGTGTTGGTAGCACTGGTGTAAGAGGAACTGGAGCTGGAGTCACTGGTGCTGATAACATTGGTGTAGGAGCTACTGGTAGTAGAGCTAGTGGTGCTGGTATTACTGGTGTGAGAGGCACAGGTGTTGGAAATACAGGCGTTGGTAACACTGGCATAGGTGCTACCGGTAACGGGGGTGTCTCACGCAGTGGTGTTGCTACCGATCGTAACGGTGACGGAACCCTTACTGGGGTTACTGGCAACACTGGGATGGGCAGCACCGGTACACTTGGTGGTGGTGTCAACGGAAACAGAGCAGTCAACACTGGTGGTAATGCTGCGACCACTCCTCTTGGTGGTATTGTTAACAATGGCAATGCAAGATTCAACAATGGTGTTGTCAACGCTGGTGCTGGCAGTGGTGGTTCCCGCAGTAACGGGAGGCGCCCTGCCGGCACCTTGCTACCTGTCACTACCTCCACAGTCAACACCGGTAGTAGCAACGCCTTTGCAAGTGGTGGTGTTCCCCTCCCCGGCCTAGGACCTCATGGAAATAGTGTGCCTAATACCGGTATTGGTAACGGTGGTAGTACTGGCAATACTAGGAACAGACCAAACGCTGGTGTTGGTAGTACTGGTTTGGGTATTGGCACAGGCAGTGCTGGTGTTAGTCATGATAGTGCTGGTACAGGTGTTGACAATACTGGTTTTGGCACTGGTGTTCGCAACGCCGGGGCAGGTATTGGTttaggtggtgctggtgctggaacTGATGTTGCTAATTCTGGTTTTGGTGCTGCTGTTGGCAGTGCTGGTAATACCGGTGTTGGCGGTGTTGGAGCTGATATGGGCACTGGTGTTGGCAAAGTTAGTGCTGGTGTTGGTAATGCTGGGAACAGATTTGCTGTCAGAGTTAATAATGATGACACTAGGACTGGTGTTAGCAATACTGGTGGCAGTGCTGTTCTAGGCAATGCTGGTGCCAGTAATTGGGTCACTAATAATGGTGCTGGAAATACTGCCGGCGCTGATACTAGTGATGCTAGTGTTGGCACTAAAGTTGTGAACGCTGGTGTTGGCGGTAGAGCTAGTAATGTTCGTACAGGTATAAGTGTTGGCAGTACTGGAGCTGGTGAGGATACAGGAAGACAGGATAACGCCGCGAGTATTATCGGCGCTGGCAGACCTGGCCTCGGGCTTAGTGGCGGGGCCGCGGTGGATGTTAGCGGTGACAGGGTCACTGATGGCGGCGGCGGAGTACGGCGGCCAGGGGGGCGGCAAAGCACTCGAGGGCGAGGAGTCTTACGGGACTTGGGTAATGGAAACAGAAACATAGGGCGGGGGAGTGCAGAACCCTCTAACTCCGCCCCCACCCCAGGATCTGAAGGAAGGGGCGGCCCCAGCGCCCCTGCCCAGCCCGCTCCGAGCAATACCCTAGGAGGCGGCGAAGCAGAGGCCAAGGCGGGACAGGGGCAGGGCAGCGTGGCGTCGCGGCGTACCGTGGCGGGACCGGGATTCACTGTGCAGCGGGGACAGGTGGTTGCCATGGCCACCATCACGCCGGACAGCCCCGACCCGACGCTGTTGCGCCCCGACCATGACGTCATCGTTCACATCTCCCCAAGCACGCAGGGTCCCGCCGTGACGCTGCTGGCCAACCCCGACAAGACAGGCGACACAACCATTGAAGCTACGGGAGGGGGAAGTGCTGGGACGGCGAGCACGGGTGCGGTGGGAGAGGGAAACAGGGCCGCTTCTTTGGGAGGGAGGGTTTCGGTGAGGATAGAAGGGCCGAGCCGAAGGAAGTTGACCCGGGAGCGTGTAAGCATGGTGCCGGGATCTGGGCGAGGCAACTCGGCGCGGGCGGGCGTGGTGTTGCGGCGGTGGGAGCACATGGATGATGCGGGCACGCTGAGCCGCGGCCTCGTGCGGCAGGACggctctttctccttcaccaacTGTCGACCCTCGGAGATATGCCGGGCCACGCAGGGCTGA